Sequence from the Pelodiscus sinensis isolate JC-2024 chromosome 30, ASM4963464v1, whole genome shotgun sequence genome:
gggctggctctgcgggcttctggggatggaagctctcctgcagccccccaattgtcccctctccgcagatggcagcctgcggcaagtgcagccgggctgatggccgagtgctgtgatgtgcccagtgtgggcactccgggcactccaagccaggactgctttgcaagcggggcacccctgagaactgtctgtccggggtgggggtcgggtccctttaagcgcagccctcggctagcctgagacagcatctccacgctctaagtcctcctctgatgccctgccggcactgcttccggccatccttaagccctgttcagggtccactcaatgtggacttgctagttcgaattagcaaaacgctaattcgaactagtttttagttctagacgcgttagttcgaattagcttagttcgaattaactaattcgaactaagttagttcgaactaactctgtagtgtagacatacccttagatagacatctatcagggatgctctagatgctgcttggtcctgccatgagggcagaggactaaactcaatgacctcttgaggtcccttccagttctagtgttcaatATTTCTGTTGATTGATTTTGTTTGTCTGTGCCTTTTCTCTTGGAATTTAATAAAAGGTTAAATTGATATGTAGTGATGGTGGTTATCAAAGGACTCAGCTACaataactgaaaataaaaatccaTCCTCATTCTCCTGTATATTATTGTAACAGCAAACTATAGTTTAATCAATATTTATTACTTGGATTAGATTACTGGGTTAGGTTAGTCCATGTCCACAGAACAGGTCTTTTGAAGACAAAAGACTCCAACCACCTACATTCCAATGTTGAATACCTATCTTTATAATTAGATAAAACTGTATTCTCTTAAattgttgttattttttaagcCGAATCAATGATGCATGGAACAGGATCTGTCCACATCTCAACCATTCTGACTGGAAAGTTTGGGGATTTTAATGTCTTGAAGGAAGTTCAAGAAAAGCGAGAAGGCCAGATCTATTCTGTTACCCTGCTTACTGATTAAGGAATAGATCTGTAGAGTCTGATTCGATGAGACAGCATGCAAAGCAACTTGCTACAAAATGGGCCTGCTATTTTTGTATATTTAGGTGgctggttttattttcaaaagcaccggGACTCCAGATGCCGATTGAAATCCATGATTTTTAAGAGCATGGGTGATTATTTCGAATCTCAGTAGGTACATAAATATCTTTAATATATGGTTCCAATGTGCATTAGTCCACCTAGCACGACTTAGCGCAGTTCCACTCCTGTTAATAGCGCCCGATCTCTGGTCAGTGTGATACAGCAGTGTCGATAATACACATTCCTGCTGCTGTGAAATGTTGTAGATACATAGAAGTGAATGTACCGTCATATAATTCACGTTTGTTGAAGTCCATAGTTCTGCAACAatacaccccccacacacattgaGTTGGCTTGGAAGGAGCAAGAGAGGTAAGAATCAGGTGAACCCTGTGCATAATTATTGTGTCGGGGTGAAAGGAAAGATTTTCCGGACACCCACTTTAACCTGCTTATTGCGCagactgtagatgagggggttcagggtgggaGTCACCAGCGTGTACATGACGGCCGCCGTCCTGTTGTTATCCAGAGTGTTACTGGAGGTCGGCTGGATGTAGGTGTAGAAGATGGAGGAGTAGTACAAGGTGACCACGagcaggtgggaggagcaggtggagaaggctttctgCTTCCCTTTGGCACTCTGGATTTTCAGGATGGTGATGATGATGAAGCTGTAGGACAGGACGGTCAGCAAGAAGTTCCCCATGGCCAGGCAGATGTCAGCCATGTAGACCATAATTTCATTGAGGTAGGTGGAACTGCAGGAAAGTGCCAGCGTGGTTGGGAATTCACAAAAGAAGTGCTGGATCAGGTTGGGTCCACAGAAATCTAAGCGTAACACAAGTAGGGTGTTCACCAGCGAATTGAAGACACCCAGCATCCAGACACCTGCTGCTAAGTTGATGCTAATTCTCTTGCTCATCAGGAGGGCATAGCGCAAGGGGTGGCAGATGGCTACGTACCGGTCATATGACATGACAGTGAGCAATACAAGTTCCGTCCCGGCAGAGAAAGTGAAGAAAAAGAGCTGGGCAATGCAGCCCCCAAAGGAGATAGTTTGCGTCTCCTGCATCAGGTTTTTCAGCATTTGGGGCAGAACCGAGGAAGTGCACAGAATGTCGACTGTAGCTAAATTGGCGATGaggaagtacatgggggtgtgcagtGGTGGGTGGAGGACCACAGCCACAATGATCAAAGAATTGCCCATGAGGACAACTATATAAATGCCCAAGAAGAGCGCAAAAAACAGGCCCTGATGGCGAGGATGGTCAAAAAGGCCCAACATGATGAATTCGGTCACTCTGGTGTGGTTGCTGGGTTCCATTTCTTGAGTGTGCCTTCTGTTGGCAAAAGAGTTACTGTCAGGTATTGTATCAGAAACTACAGCATTGTGGCAACCAAAGCATCTACAATTACCAAGAGAGatagagagacagagagatagacGGAGACaacacagatagatagatagatagatagatagatagatagatagatagatagatagatagatagatagatagatagatagatagatagatagataggaacataagaacagccattctgggtcagaccaaaggtccatctagcccaatatcctgtctgctgactgtggccaaagccagataccccagagggagggaacaacaggtaatcctcacatgatccctcccctgtcatccatttccagacaaacagaggctagggacaccattcctacccatcctggctaatagccattgatggacctaacctccatgaatctatctagctcttttttgaaacctgttaaggTCCTAGTCTTacctacatcctctggcaaggagttccacaggatgactgtgccctgagtgaagaaaaacttccttttgttttgttttaatcctgttgcctattaatttcatttggtgacccctagttcttatattgtaggaataagtaaataatttttccttattcactttttccacaccagtcatgattttataaacctctatcatatcccccttagtctcctcttttccaagctgaaaagtccaagtctttttaatctctcttcatatgggatccattccaaaccccaaatcatttttgttgaccttttctaaacattttccaatgctgatatatcttttttgagatgaggcaaccatgtctgtacgatagatagatagatagatagatagatagatagatagatagatagatagatagatagatagatagatagatagataatcttGTTTTACTCTAGATATTCCACAAAGCATATGAATGAACTTCGTGACATTAAAATATATTAGCACAATAATATGTCTTAAAGCTACTAAATCTACATTATCCTAATATTtgagggaggaaagaaaaaataaacccctttcatatttttaaatagaggTGTGTGAAGCCATTGGGAATATTGACATAAACGGCATAAATTCACACTATAATCTTCACTATCGTTTGTAAACTAAAAATCTGATCTAAACTAAGATTCTACTTTATAAGTGAATGTCTCAAAGATTGGATTCAATATAGTAGACGGTTATTGTATGTGACTTATACCAAGTATATGAACAAGGCATAATAATGAATATATTTCTATATAATAAGGTGCACTAAAATGGACTTAATTTGCCTTTCAGGGTTCCTTGTGTCAAACTTCAGTATAATGAATGATATTGGTGAATGACTCTCATTTGATCTGCTATGCAACTAATGTTAATTAGGACCTACAAaatttgattttcatttttttatgatAAACCACTTAGCAACATGTTGCTTCATTGTTAGGAATAGCATGCACAGAGTTTGATAAGCCCTCTATTGTGTATTATATATGTCTCTCTTTGCCCTCATGCTTAGTCCTATTATAACTTTATGGCTTTGGCTGATTTTTCTTTTGCTCCTGTTTCAGAAAATGAGGGTTATCCCTTTTGAAGACAAAGGTGTGACTGAATTGTAGAAATGATGATAACGAGAAGACTATCAGGGAAAAGAAATCAATCTTATCATGAAATCATAGCAGAGTCATTTTTCTTATTTCAgattagaatattttaaaataaattgttacaCTTTGCATCACATTTCAGATTTGATTGACAACTTTTCAGGGTTGAAAAAATAGGTGGGGAATCTTTCCTTTCACACCCATTGTATGATATTATAGCTCCATTGAGTTTAGACTCAgtggaaattaaattaaaagcaaTCCCACCGATGTATGTAAATATACATTAGATTTGCATTGGTCAAAATATAGTGTAAGATTCATAAAAACAGTTGTGGATATGAGTATTCCTTCAAAACACAGTTAACAAAACTGCAAAAAACACAACGAATCACAGAAATGAAATTTGGCTTCATTTTGACAAGAATAGAGAGGAAATAATCACTTCGTTATCAACTAATGTCACTAGATGTTAGTGCCTAACTCTTAGAAATGTTGAAATACCATCCTAAAAAAGCCAGAACATTCCATTTACAAGCAGAATGGttgagaaagcaagcaagcaagaggAGTGTTCTTACCTCTCATTCAATCTTCCAGTACCAGAAAGGAAGCTGTAATTTCAGAACAGACCCTGAATGCCTTATGAATCACCAAAGACAACTGTTCTTCATATACAGCAGCCTTCTGTAGGGAGATCTTCCATCCCTTGTGAATCGGGGCAAGAGCTAACTCTCACGCAAAGCCTCTAAGGAGAAGGTAAATGGACGTAAACTAAATCAGCACAAATACAACTTTTAAATGAAGCTGACAACATTCCTCTTGATGTAGACATAGATTCCTCTATGCATCTTTGCTAATACAACAGAAAGGACAACTTCTGATGGCACTGAGTGTTGTCTTCTTTCTCCACCAGCCCTGTGCAGTCAGTAGGGCAGATG
This genomic interval carries:
- the LOC102460853 gene encoding olfactory receptor 13G1-like, with amino-acid sequence MEPSNHTRVTEFIMLGLFDHPRHQGLFFALFLGIYIVVLMGNSLIIVAVVLHPPLHTPMYFLIANLATVDILCTSSVLPQMLKNLMQETQTISFGGCIAQLFFFTFSAGTELVLLTVMSYDRYVAICHPLRYALLMSKRISINLAAGVWMLGVFNSLVNTLLVLRLDFCGPNLIQHFFCEFPTTLALSCSSTYLNEIMVYMADICLAMGNFLLTVLSYSFIIITILKIQSAKGKQKAFSTCSSHLLVVTLYYSSIFYTYIQPTSSNTLDNNRTAAVMYTLVTPTLNPLIYSLRNKQVKVGVRKIFPFTPTQ